From one Aquicella siphonis genomic stretch:
- a CDS encoding ABC transporter ATP-binding protein, with protein sequence MIKLSHISKTYDQGGTYIVNDISLDILDGELLVILGSSGCGKTTTLKMINRLVDPTSGTIEIDGRDIMQMDPIKLRRSMGYAFQGVGLFPHMTVEENIVIALRLLGIPAAQRRMDAGRLMELVNLDPVLFSQRMPSELSGGQQQRVGVARALANNPHYLLMDEPFASLDAITRMSLQDELLRLHSELRKTIVFVTHDIFEAFRLADRMIIMHHGTIHQTGRKQEILDKPATEFVYELIQKPLLQFSKLTDSINR encoded by the coding sequence AAACTTATGACCAGGGCGGCACGTATATCGTCAATGACATCTCCCTGGATATCCTGGATGGCGAATTGTTAGTCATACTGGGTTCATCCGGCTGCGGCAAAACCACTACTTTGAAAATGATCAACCGCCTGGTTGACCCCACATCGGGCACCATTGAAATCGATGGCCGGGATATCATGCAGATGGATCCCATCAAACTGCGCCGTTCCATGGGGTATGCGTTTCAGGGGGTGGGTCTTTTTCCTCACATGACGGTGGAAGAAAATATTGTCATTGCATTGAGGCTGCTAGGCATTCCGGCCGCGCAACGGCGAATGGATGCAGGCAGGCTGATGGAGTTGGTCAATCTGGATCCCGTGCTTTTTTCACAACGCATGCCGTCGGAACTTTCGGGCGGCCAGCAACAGCGGGTGGGTGTCGCGCGCGCACTGGCTAACAATCCGCATTATCTGCTGATGGATGAACCTTTCGCCTCTCTGGATGCGATAACCCGTATGTCACTGCAGGATGAATTATTACGGCTGCATTCGGAGTTGCGCAAAACCATCGTGTTTGTGACGCATGATATTTTTGAAGCTTTCCGCCTGGCGGACCGCATGATCATCATGCATCACGGCACAATCCATCAGACAGGACGCAAGCAGGAAATTCTTGATAAGCCGGCGACTGAATTCGTATATGAACTGATTCAAAAACCCCTGCTTCAATTTTCAAAATTGACAGATTCGATAAACAGATAA
- a CDS encoding glycine betaine ABC transporter substrate-binding protein has translation MMTDSFMQFVASEWPVLLTKLWEQLYLVCIATSLAVMIGLPLGIIVRRLHKMKILVLGLASAVWTVPSLALLALFIPVLGIGVKPAILVLSIYGVLPVLRNTVAGLENVSPDSIEAARGLGFTRWQRLTMVELPLACPVIIAGIRTSVSISIGVATLASFVGAGGLGDFINQGLALNNANLILLGAVPAAAMALGFDYLIALIESRMAVSQIRRKKLVWFAVFMMSAAALIALGVMYAAHDLFSENRQSIRIASKNFTEQIVLGELMSQMIEARTRLRVERRFNLGTTAICHAAILSNEIDLYPEYTGTAYLTVLKLHHPPDARNLYAQVRREYKKQFDLDWLAPFGFNNTQALAVKSAFARQYHLRDISDLLLIEDRLIIGVPAEFMQREDALIGLEKTYHLNFGQIRQMDAGLMYDAIKNGQVNLINAFSTDGRIPAYDLVLLNDDKKFYPDYSAAPVIRSQVLKLHPEVEWALKPLLGSLSGQAMRELNYQVDVMHRAPYTAAHDYLRAHKFIP, from the coding sequence ATGATGACGGATTCTTTCATGCAGTTTGTGGCAAGCGAATGGCCGGTGCTCTTGACCAAGCTATGGGAGCAGCTTTATCTGGTCTGTATCGCCACGTCACTGGCCGTGATGATAGGTCTCCCGCTGGGTATTATAGTCAGGCGGCTGCATAAAATGAAAATTCTGGTACTGGGTCTGGCCAGCGCGGTCTGGACAGTGCCCAGTCTGGCCTTGCTTGCGTTGTTCATACCGGTGTTAGGCATAGGCGTGAAACCGGCCATCCTGGTGTTATCCATTTATGGCGTGCTGCCCGTATTGCGAAATACGGTGGCGGGATTGGAGAATGTCTCGCCAGACAGTATTGAAGCCGCACGCGGGCTGGGGTTTACCCGGTGGCAGCGGTTAACCATGGTGGAACTGCCGCTGGCGTGTCCTGTTATTATTGCCGGGATACGCACTTCAGTCTCCATCAGCATCGGTGTTGCGACACTCGCTTCTTTTGTGGGTGCCGGAGGGTTGGGTGATTTCATCAATCAGGGGCTGGCTTTGAATAATGCCAACCTGATTCTGTTGGGCGCTGTGCCCGCCGCCGCGATGGCGCTGGGGTTTGATTATCTGATTGCCCTGATTGAATCCAGAATGGCAGTTTCTCAAATCCGCAGGAAAAAACTGGTGTGGTTCGCTGTTTTCATGATGTCAGCTGCCGCGCTGATTGCGTTGGGTGTCATGTACGCGGCACATGATTTGTTTTCAGAAAATCGTCAATCGATCAGAATAGCGTCCAAGAACTTTACCGAACAGATAGTGCTGGGTGAGTTAATGTCGCAGATGATAGAAGCGCGGACACGTCTGCGTGTAGAACGACGGTTCAATCTTGGGACCACGGCGATTTGTCACGCGGCGATACTCAGCAATGAAATTGATTTGTATCCCGAATACACCGGAACAGCTTATTTGACCGTGTTGAAGCTCCACCATCCTCCTGATGCCCGGAACTTGTATGCGCAGGTGAGACGCGAGTATAAAAAGCAGTTTGATCTGGACTGGCTGGCTCCCTTCGGATTTAACAATACACAAGCCCTGGCGGTCAAATCGGCATTTGCCAGGCAATATCATCTTAGAGACATCAGCGACCTGCTGCTGATAGAAGACAGGTTAATCATAGGCGTGCCGGCTGAATTCATGCAGCGGGAAGACGCCTTGATCGGCCTGGAGAAGACATATCACTTAAATTTCGGGCAAATACGTCAAATGGATGCCGGTTTGATGTACGACGCCATCAAAAACGGACAGGTTAACCTTATCAATGCATTTTCCACCGACGGACGGATCCCGGCTTATGATCTGGTTTTATTAAACGATGATAAAAAATTTTATCCCGACTATAGTGCGGCGCCCGTCATTCGCTCTCAAGTGCTGAAGCTGCACCCGGAAGTGGAATGGGCATTGAAACCGCTCTTGGGCAGCCTGAGCGGCCAGGCGATGCGCGAGCTCAATTATCAGGTGGATGTGATGCATCGTGCGCCGTATACGGCGGCTCATGATTATCTGCGGGCGCACAAATTCATTCCGTAA
- a CDS encoding adenylate/guanylate cyclase domain-containing protein: MECIKKIRKLCGQIIVTLRFSILSIFISLFVISSIIVTATYYMNSSRDIIYVANKSMHDITQSLNQLFLSEIRVAEQDAIFTSLLMQRNALNTNDASEMISYFFTQAEQFNIAQAIYWGDVKGNYVSAEYENDHTITSHYIDRNARPPYELAIKRDRHGKVVEYKKSGAVDYDPRARPWFKEAEEAAKPVWTRVYLYKPSDYLGITLAAPVYDDNRQLKGVLGVDIRLDWISAYINKQYVNPHGVLFIVQENGDLIAYPHFDELPRHNYLMHISELPDKWIPESFTIYKNSGQTSFSFQYDGKRYLANYRPIPMLKKQGWLTGIVVPENDFISQLNETRITNILMSLLALLIGIYLVSILVNNIVNPVKRLIRETARIKEFDLDGDGRVASRIKEVLLLSDAIYSMKSGLRAFKRYVPSELVRQLVKRGESAKLGGSKKQIVALFSDIKNFTNIMHTSDPDQLASQMNEYFDVLSSVITHEGGTIDKYIGDSIMAFWGAPNPIQNPCHHAAEAALKCLESLAVLEKKWESEGKIPLKTRIGIHYGEAIVGNFGSSERINYTAIGDTINIAKRLESLNKKYHTHILVSETVYSIIQNQYIFKSEGRTLLKGLRLEMEVYSLLGRKKP; encoded by the coding sequence ATGGAATGCATCAAGAAAATCCGAAAATTGTGCGGTCAAATTATCGTCACGCTTCGATTCAGTATTCTTTCCATCTTCATATCGCTGTTTGTCATTTCCAGCATCATCGTGACGGCAACGTATTACATGAACTCATCGCGAGATATTATCTACGTCGCGAACAAATCCATGCACGACATTACTCAATCCCTGAATCAGCTGTTTCTCTCTGAAATCAGGGTGGCGGAACAGGACGCTATTTTCACGTCGCTTTTAATGCAAAGAAACGCCCTAAATACGAATGACGCCAGCGAAATGATCAGTTACTTTTTCACACAGGCCGAGCAGTTCAATATCGCGCAAGCGATTTACTGGGGCGACGTAAAGGGCAATTATGTTTCAGCGGAATATGAAAACGATCATACCATCACCAGCCATTACATCGATCGCAACGCGCGCCCCCCGTACGAGCTGGCCATCAAACGCGACCGCCATGGCAAGGTTGTCGAATATAAAAAATCCGGCGCTGTCGATTACGACCCCAGAGCCAGACCCTGGTTCAAAGAAGCTGAAGAAGCGGCAAAGCCGGTCTGGACCCGTGTCTATCTTTACAAGCCCTCGGACTATCTGGGTATTACGCTGGCCGCACCGGTATACGATGACAACAGACAGCTCAAAGGCGTACTGGGTGTGGATATCCGCCTTGACTGGATTTCCGCCTACATTAACAAACAATATGTCAATCCACACGGCGTCTTGTTCATCGTGCAGGAAAACGGCGATCTGATCGCCTATCCGCATTTTGATGAACTTCCCAGACACAATTATCTGATGCACATTAGTGAATTACCGGACAAATGGATTCCTGAGTCTTTTACGATTTATAAAAACAGCGGCCAGACGAGCTTTTCCTTTCAGTACGACGGCAAAAGATATCTAGCGAATTATCGCCCGATACCCATGCTGAAAAAACAGGGTTGGCTCACCGGCATTGTGGTGCCTGAAAATGATTTCATCAGTCAATTGAATGAAACGCGGATCACCAACATACTGATGAGTCTGCTCGCGCTGCTGATTGGTATTTACCTGGTTTCCATCCTCGTCAACAATATTGTCAACCCCGTCAAACGTCTCATCAGGGAAACCGCCCGAATCAAGGAATTCGACCTTGACGGCGATGGCAGGGTCGCTTCACGCATCAAGGAAGTGCTATTGTTGTCAGATGCGATTTATTCCATGAAATCAGGTCTCAGGGCTTTCAAGCGCTATGTGCCTTCCGAATTAGTCCGGCAGTTGGTCAAACGAGGCGAGAGCGCGAAACTGGGCGGCAGCAAAAAACAAATTGTCGCGCTGTTCAGCGACATCAAGAATTTCACCAACATCATGCATACCTCCGACCCTGATCAACTGGCCTCCCAAATGAACGAATATTTCGATGTCCTGTCATCCGTTATTACGCATGAAGGCGGCACGATAGACAAATATATAGGCGATTCAATCATGGCTTTTTGGGGCGCGCCCAACCCGATTCAAAACCCCTGTCATCATGCAGCGGAAGCGGCGCTGAAATGCCTTGAGTCATTGGCGGTTCTTGAAAAAAAATGGGAATCGGAAGGGAAAATCCCGTTGAAAACGCGCATTGGAATCCATTATGGTGAAGCCATTGTGGGGAACTTCGGCTCAAGCGAGCGCATAAACTATACCGCCATCGGCGATACCATCAATATTGCCAAGCGGCTGGAATCCCTCAATAAAAAATATCATACGCACATTCTTGTCAGTGAAACCGTCTATTCAATCATCCAAAATCAATACATCTTTAAATCGGAAGGCCGCACACTGCTCAAAGGTTTGCGGCTGGAAATGGAGGTATATTCATTGCTGGGGCGCAAAAAACCGTAA